cagaatacaattatcacatatatgccctcagcgggctaaaattaccaatttacccctatcatacaaacgaggtccacatgcatatttatttcacctaacatgcatactaaccacgtagtcatgcatctcgaatgttcaattagtcatataacatgctttaaatcataatcatgcatttaactcataaaatcgcacataaatcccatcatgccctcctggcacgctaatcaaggcccttaagccttattagcgaatttgggtcgttacacctatggccacggagtggcctcgccatctagtcCCCGTGGTGACCTCGCCTATggccacggagtggcctcgccatctaggccccatggtggcctcgcccatggccacagagtggcctcgccatctaggccccgtagGGACCTCGCCCATggccacggagtggcctcgccatctaggccctgtggtggcctcgcccatggccacggagtggcctcaccatctaggccccgtggtggcctcgcgaaggaatgtgAGCCATGCTACCTGGTGGCCACATGAGTggagccgcaccaccaagggggtcgcaaggagagCGTCTCGCCTCGCATCCTTGGACATcagtcaaggccacatgcctatcgctcagactcgtgagtggcctcgggaggcttcaggcatctcgtgcctaGGATCAAAGATCCCCATCTCACGCCACGACCATAacacacaccaagggtcccattccttacaccttgagacccttatgcttagaggctccagtacgagtcgaatgggacatacttgtacgatctagtactgggtacggacaccagtaccagtgggactgcagggataagagttatggtccGTAGGTCTATGGCCAAAGGTCAGattcgacaccactaccacctgtgccacaatgcctgccaccactcatcagacacgggtacagacaagtagtggagacattctcctgacacctgctcctgtactggatgtacgaccacaacctctgaagccactcccctaacatagtacttatgtaccccttggtctcctggaccaccatgtatctaaggccattagagcctactataaaatgaactctaataccacctgaaagggggttggaaattttactgtagcaaaggcttgagtgtgaatgaaagattgatttctccattattgttctatcattgttcttgagttattgtttgagttcttacatcttttccattagtgatcttgacttgataatttttccaactcaacttacgagttcttaccgtcaacaatagTCATGCCGATGCTCCCTAGTTGTCTAAGTATTTTTTTAGAGCAATTCAGAATCAATCCAGATATGAAGTATAAAACTTTTAGAGAGATGACAACTAAAACCAAGTACTCACATGTTTCTAATTGGATATTATATAGGGAAAAGGCCAAAGCAAAAATATTGCTTGAAGGTAGTGTCTCTGAGCAGAGTATGCTATCTTGGAAGACTACTGCAAAATGATATTGGCTACAAACCCAGGTAGCACTGCCATCATCAAATCAAATATGGTAGAAGGAAAAAGGATATTTGAGAGGGTATACATCTGCTTAAAAGCTTGTAAGGAAGGTTTCAGATCTGGCTGTAGACCACTCATTGGTCTTGATGGGTGCTTCCTCAGAGGGTATTGTAAAGGATTGCTTTTGGCTGCAGTAGGAATAGATGCAACAAACTCAATGTATCCTATTGCTTATGCAGTTTGTGAGAAAGAAAACACTAACACTTGGTCTTGGTTTTTAAAATTGTTGAAGGAAGATCTAGATATTGACAGACCTTCTCAGTTTGCTATGATGAGCGATAGGCAGAAAGGGTTGGAGAATGCTATTGCTTCTGTTTTTGAGGGTGCAGAGGTGAGAAATTGTGTTAGGCACTTGCATTCCAACTTCAAGAAAGACCACCCAGGTTTGTTATTGAAACAACAACTATGGGCAGCAGCAAAGACAACCACTATTCCAGAGTTTCAAAAGAGGATGAGAGAGTTAAGGGATACTAGTGAAAATGCTTACAACTGGTTGGCACTAAAGACTCCATCCGAGTGGTCTAGGTCACATTTTAGTGAAATGGTGAAATGTGATATGTTGTTAAACAACCTTTGTGAATCTTTTAATACTGTAATAGTTGATGCTAGAGACAAGCCGATAATTACTTTGCTAGAAAAGATTCGTTATTGGCTAATGAGTCGATTTTTCAATAAGAGGGAAAGTCTGAAGAAGTGGATACATCCCGTGGGGAAAAGAATATTGCAAGTTGTGGAGAAGAACAAGAGTATTGCCAAGAATTGTCTGACTACTAGGGCTGCAACTTATCAATTTCAAGTTGACTGCCCAAATAATGAGTCATTTGATGTTGATTTGCAAAAAAGGACTTGCAGTTGCCGAAGATTTCAACTCACTGGTATCCCATGTGGTCACGCACTGGCTGCCATATGGACAAGTGGGGCAGAGATAATGGACTATATCCATGAATGTTATAAGAAAGAGGCATTTCTGAAAGCTTATGCAGGAATCATATACCCTATGCCAAGCCCAGAGCAGTGGCCAGAGACTGGTTTGAACCCTATATACCCACCTTTTGAAACTAATCTGCCAGGGAGACCAAAAAAGGCCAGAAGAAGAGAGTCTGATGAACCACCCCCAAGTTCAACAAAAACTCGAAGGTTTGGTCAGATCCACTTGTGCAAAAAGTGCAAACAGCCAGGCCACACAAGCAAAACATGCCCCAACCCAACAAATGCTCAGGTAATGCATTATTATA
This genomic interval from Humulus lupulus chromosome 8, drHumLupu1.1, whole genome shotgun sequence contains the following:
- the LOC133795889 gene encoding uncharacterized protein LOC133795889; translation: MVEGKRIFERVYICLKACKEGFRSGCRPLIGLDGCFLRGYCKGLLLAAVGIDATNSMYPIAYAVCEKENTNTWSWFLKLLKEDLDIDRPSQFAMMSDRQKGLENAIASVFEGAEVRNCVRHLHSNFKKDHPGLLLKQQLWAAAKTTTIPEFQKRMRELRDTSENAYNWLALKTPSEWSRSHFSEMVKCDMLLNNLCESFNTVIVDARDKPIITLLEKIRYWLMSRFFNKRESLKKWIHPVGKRILQVVEKNKSIAKNCLTTRAATYQFQVDCPNNESFDVDLQKRTCSCRRFQLTGIPCGHALAAIWTSGAEIMDYIHECYKKEAFLKAYAGIIYPMPSPEQWPETGLNPIYPPFETNLPGRPKKARRRESDEPPPSSTKTRRFGQIHLCKKCKQPGHTSKTCPNPTNAQVPAQKKRGRPPAANPTEATKKRKERLTKQKQSFSQQGGSKTRARQHDLS